The following are encoded in a window of Methanobrevibacter sp. genomic DNA:
- a CDS encoding nicotianamine synthase family protein, protein MSCYKYWGKIEEIANKLSSFGDLDNEGISALDGTDIEEIKKVLDEIEVIAHDKEIDFDSAKHILDDEKMSKALQLIRKFYVYIGARLERENALTILESENPKEALDSFHFYDRYIGLIDNERQLANFNENKTFVFLGSGPLPLTIIMFNMVTGCKCIGIEQDPEVAELSRKVLKRLELDEGIEIVTGTEKTIADLDYDILMIAAFAEPKDRVFANVWDVVDEKTPVLYRTYTGMRAILYSPVTDKDTRGFHQEVMLLPRGKTNNTSVLIRKIV, encoded by the coding sequence ATGAGTTGTTATAAATACTGGGGCAAAATTGAAGAAATTGCCAATAAACTTTCCAGTTTCGGTGATCTGGATAATGAAGGCATATCCGCTTTGGATGGAACTGACATTGAAGAGATTAAAAAGGTATTAGATGAGATTGAAGTGATTGCTCACGATAAGGAGATAGACTTTGACTCAGCAAAGCACATTCTTGATGATGAGAAGATGAGCAAGGCGTTGCAATTGATCCGTAAGTTTTATGTCTATATCGGTGCAAGATTGGAAAGGGAAAACGCTTTGACAATATTGGAGTCTGAAAATCCTAAGGAAGCTTTGGATTCCTTCCATTTCTATGACAGGTACATTGGCCTTATAGATAATGAAAGGCAATTGGCTAATTTCAATGAAAACAAGACATTTGTATTCCTAGGCAGTGGACCATTGCCATTAACCATAATTATGTTCAATATGGTGACTGGGTGCAAATGCATAGGCATTGAACAAGACCCAGAGGTTGCAGAATTGTCAAGAAAAGTTTTAAAACGCTTAGAACTTGATGAGGGTATTGAAATTGTAACTGGCACTGAAAAGACCATTGCAGATTTGGATTATGATATCCTGATGATTGCAGCCTTTGCTGAACCTAAAGACAGAGTGTTTGCCAATGTTTGGGATGTTGTTGATGAAAAGACTCCTGTTCTTTACAGGACCTATACTGGTATGAGAGCCATTCTTTACTCTCCGGTAACTGATAAGGACACAAGAGGATTCCATCAGGAAGTCATGTTGCTCCCAAGAGGAAAAACAAACAATACTTCTGTTCTAATTAGAAAAATTGTTTAA
- the mch gene encoding methenyltetrahydromethanopterin cyclohydrolase — translation MVSVNLEAKKTVDVMIEKADDLNIAVSKLGNGATVIDCGVNVAGSFKAGELYTKVCLGGLADVGISIPGDLSEKFALPSVKIKTDFPAISTLGAQKAGWSVSVGEFFALGSGPARALSLKPAETYEEIDYKDEADLAILTLEADVLPGEDVAQYIADECGVDVANVFLLVAPTASLVGSIQIAGRVVENGTYKMLEFLKFDVKKVVHAAGIAPIAPIDPDGLKAMGKTNDAVLFGGRTYYYVKSEEGDDIAAVAAQLPSSAADGYGKPFFDVFKDAGFDFYQIDKGMFAPAEVVINDLTTGKLYKEGFVNADLLKKSFGIE, via the coding sequence ATGGTTAGTGTCAATTTAGAAGCTAAAAAAACTGTAGATGTAATGATTGAAAAAGCTGACGACCTTAACATTGCTGTTTCCAAATTAGGAAATGGTGCAACTGTCATTGACTGCGGTGTGAATGTTGCTGGTAGTTTTAAAGCAGGTGAATTATATACTAAAGTATGTCTTGGAGGATTAGCTGACGTAGGCATTTCAATTCCTGGAGACTTATCTGAAAAATTCGCTTTGCCTTCTGTAAAAATAAAAACCGATTTCCCAGCTATTTCCACTTTAGGTGCTCAAAAAGCAGGTTGGTCCGTTTCTGTAGGTGAGTTCTTTGCATTAGGTTCCGGTCCAGCTAGAGCATTGTCCTTAAAACCAGCTGAAACCTATGAAGAAATCGATTATAAAGATGAAGCTGACCTCGCAATCTTAACTTTAGAAGCTGACGTATTGCCTGGTGAAGATGTAGCACAATATATTGCAGATGAATGTGGTGTAGATGTAGCAAACGTATTCTTGCTTGTAGCTCCTACCGCTTCATTGGTTGGATCCATCCAAATTGCAGGAAGAGTTGTAGAAAACGGTACCTACAAGATGTTGGAATTCTTAAAGTTCGATGTTAAGAAAGTTGTACATGCAGCAGGTATTGCACCAATCGCTCCTATCGACCCAGATGGATTAAAAGCTATGGGCAAGACCAACGATGCAGTTTTATTCGGTGGAAGAACCTACTACTATGTCAAATCTGAAGAAGGAGACGACATTGCAGCAGTTGCAGCACAATTACCATCTTCCGCAGCTGACGGATACGGTAAACCATTCTTTGACGTATTTAAAGACGCAGGATTTGACTTCTACCAAATCGACAAAGGAATGTTTGCACCAGCTGAAGTTGTCATCAACGACTTGACCACCGGCAAATTATACAAAGAAGGATTCGTTAACGCTGACTTGCTTAAGAAATCCTTTGGTATTGAATAA
- a CDS encoding flavodoxin family protein gives MVKKIIAVNAGPRKGWNTDTLIDEAIRGAESAGAEVQKFNLFRLEKYTGCVSCFGCKKEKYKGKCIRKDGLTEVLDAIREADGLIIGSPNYLSEMTASFRALYERLVFQNLTYNAETPCCNENPIPTLLIMTSNAPDTMYVELLEKYQNIFNGFVGPTEVFVSGETLQLKDYSKTDWPWFFNAEERYERHEKIFPKEREAAFEKGKELVK, from the coding sequence ATGGTTAAAAAAATAATAGCTGTTAATGCAGGACCAAGAAAAGGATGGAACACTGACACATTAATCGATGAGGCAATAAGAGGGGCGGAATCTGCAGGAGCAGAAGTTCAAAAGTTCAACTTGTTCCGTTTGGAAAAATACACAGGTTGCGTTTCATGCTTCGGATGCAAGAAAGAGAAATATAAAGGAAAATGCATACGCAAAGACGGCTTGACAGAAGTATTGGATGCTATTCGTGAAGCTGACGGCTTGATTATCGGATCTCCAAACTATTTAAGTGAAATGACCGCATCATTTAGAGCACTTTATGAAAGATTGGTATTCCAGAACCTGACATACAATGCTGAAACTCCATGCTGCAATGAAAATCCAATTCCAACATTGCTCATCATGACAAGCAATGCCCCTGATACAATGTATGTGGAATTGCTTGAGAAATATCAAAACATATTCAACGGCTTTGTAGGGCCTACTGAAGTCTTTGTATCTGGAGAAACACTTCAGCTTAAGGATTACAGCAAAACAGATTGGCCATGGTTCTTCAATGCTGAAGAAAGATATGAAAGACATGAAAAGATTTTCCCAAAAGAAAGAGAAGCTGCTTTCGAAAAAGGAAAAGAATTAGTTAAATAA
- a CDS encoding DUF2115 domain-containing protein, translating to MTINEEMYKEFSNVVIGEDSISNDALLQVLKDYAGTVSVFDLMEINAELIEESKYVQDSYKKKSHGIYAKYFLARLNEVRANNNHYTHKIDKDEFIDAVATLQSYEDSESLSHKTKFPLVYAIISLYTTFILEEPIHPVGTPFPGSLYVEEIDGKYYCPVKEANADSPNAVCKMCIAEQLEF from the coding sequence ATGACTATAAATGAGGAAATGTATAAGGAGTTTTCAAATGTTGTTATCGGAGAGGATAGCATATCCAATGATGCTCTTTTACAGGTATTAAAGGATTATGCAGGAACAGTATCTGTCTTTGACTTGATGGAAATCAATGCAGAACTGATTGAGGAAAGCAAGTATGTTCAAGACAGCTATAAAAAGAAAAGTCATGGAATATATGCAAAATACTTTTTAGCTCGCTTAAATGAAGTAAGGGCCAATAATAATCATTATACTCATAAAATCGATAAGGATGAGTTTATAGATGCAGTGGCTACATTGCAATCCTATGAGGATTCTGAGTCATTAAGCCATAAAACAAAATTTCCTTTGGTTTATGCTATCATATCACTATACACTACTTTTATTCTTGAAGAGCCAATACATCCTGTGGGAACTCCATTTCCAGGTTCATTGTATGTAGAGGAAATAGATGGGAAGTATTATTGCCCTGTAAAGGAGGCAAATGCTGATTCTCCTAATGCAGTCTGTAAAATGTGCATTGCAGAACAATTGGAATTTTAA
- a CDS encoding sister chromatid cohesion protein PDS5, which yields MLKKDEKEILKELRDIQKDKENWKGHIDEIALKLNDNYSDNVRAKALWMLGEMGLQYPDLVKIHIEEISGYLENENPKFRERSINALGRIGRADKELAIPYLDKLMKAREDEDAAVRLSFIWACENIGTNAPELFCEKLDIFYEMISDSNEKVRMEVPEMFRVIGKRKHHYVEPYLDKLEWIGENDEHPVVRIHSKGAVRITKNALEEN from the coding sequence ATGCTTAAAAAAGATGAAAAAGAGATATTGAAGGAATTAAGAGACATTCAAAAGGATAAGGAAAATTGGAAAGGTCACATTGATGAAATTGCTCTTAAGTTGAATGATAATTATTCAGATAATGTCAGGGCAAAGGCATTATGGATGCTTGGGGAGATGGGACTTCAATATCCGGATTTAGTTAAAATCCACATTGAGGAGATTTCAGGATACTTGGAAAATGAGAATCCAAAGTTTAGGGAAAGGTCTATAAATGCATTGGGAAGAATCGGCAGAGCGGATAAAGAGCTTGCAATTCCATATTTGGATAAGCTTATGAAAGCAAGGGAAGATGAAGATGCTGCAGTTAGACTTTCATTCATCTGGGCATGTGAGAATATAGGGACAAATGCTCCTGAATTGTTTTGTGAAAAATTGGACATCTTTTATGAAATGATCAGCGATTCAAATGAAAAGGTTCGAATGGAAGTTCCTGAAATGTTTAGGGTGATAGGAAAAAGGAAACATCATTATGTTGAACCTTATTTGGATAAATTGGAATGGATTGGCGAAAATGATGAGCATCCAGTGGTTAGAATTCACTCCAAAGGGGCAGTTAGAATTACAAAAAATGCATTGGAAGAAAATTAG
- a CDS encoding hydrogenase iron-sulfur subunit, translating to MAEDVKIVGFCCNWCCYGGADTAGTARMQYPPNVRIIRVMCSGRINPSMIFKAFKEGADGVFVGGCHIGDCHYDAGNYKWNRRALMTKDIIEEFGIDKERFRFEWISASEGEKFQRTMKEFYNTVSQLGPRNK from the coding sequence ATGGCAGAAGATGTTAAAATAGTAGGTTTTTGTTGTAATTGGTGTTGTTATGGCGGTGCTGATACTGCAGGTACTGCACGTATGCAATATCCTCCTAATGTGCGTATTATAAGAGTTATGTGTTCTGGAAGAATCAATCCTTCTATGATCTTTAAGGCATTTAAAGAAGGTGCCGATGGAGTATTCGTAGGCGGTTGCCATATAGGTGATTGTCACTATGATGCAGGTAATTACAAATGGAATAGAAGGGCATTGATGACTAAAGACATCATAGAGGAATTTGGAATTGACAAGGAGCGATTCAGATTTGAATGGATTTCAGCTTCTGAAGGTGAAAAATTCCAAAGGACCATGAAAGAGTTCTATAATACGGTTAGTCAACTTGGACCAAGAAATAAGTAA
- a CDS encoding Coenzyme F420 hydrogenase/dehydrogenase, beta subunit C-terminal domain has product MSEKLILAKSKANEITDSGACGGAVSSIFQYLLANELVDGVLTLNKGIDVYDGVPRLLTSAEEVIETCGSLHCAPTMVSDLISDFLADERIAVAVKPCDAKAINELVKRHRIDGDKIITVGLNCGGTVRPEMAQEMIEKFYKVDPSKVVKEEIDKGKFIIELDDGEEIGIKIDDLEEEGYGRRDNCQRCELKVPRNADIACGNWGSEPGWTFVEINTEKGQEIIDGAIAEGFIETKAPSEKALEMRDKVENIMIKMGNRNVGKQLDDGLSLEEWEAQWNKCIKCFACRDVCPICWCHECELEKPYFKDDPQSPPDPLGFHGVRLSHMSPSCINCGQCDDVCPMEIPVSKLFHKLQKKYESQTGYLAGIGDEKPPLYSPMKEDF; this is encoded by the coding sequence ATGAGTGAAAAATTAATTCTTGCTAAAAGTAAGGCTAATGAAATAACTGATAGTGGAGCATGTGGAGGAGCAGTAAGTTCTATTTTTCAATATTTATTAGCTAATGAACTGGTTGATGGAGTATTGACTCTTAATAAGGGCATTGATGTCTATGATGGTGTTCCAAGACTTTTAACCAGTGCAGAAGAAGTCATTGAAACATGCGGTTCCTTGCATTGTGCACCTACAATGGTAAGTGACTTGATTTCTGATTTTTTAGCTGATGAAAGAATAGCTGTTGCAGTTAAGCCATGTGATGCAAAGGCTATTAATGAATTGGTTAAAAGACACAGAATTGATGGTGATAAGATCATCACTGTCGGTTTGAACTGTGGTGGTACAGTAAGGCCAGAAATGGCACAGGAAATGATCGAAAAATTCTATAAGGTTGACCCTTCTAAAGTCGTTAAGGAAGAAATTGACAAAGGTAAATTCATCATTGAGCTTGATGATGGTGAAGAAATCGGAATCAAGATTGATGACTTGGAAGAGGAAGGTTACGGACGTCGTGACAACTGTCAAAGATGTGAACTTAAAGTTCCTCGTAATGCTGACATTGCATGTGGTAACTGGGGTAGCGAACCTGGTTGGACATTTGTTGAAATCAACACTGAAAAAGGTCAGGAAATAATTGATGGAGCTATTGCAGAAGGATTCATTGAAACCAAGGCACCTTCTGAAAAGGCTTTAGAAATGAGGGACAAAGTTGAAAACATCATGATTAAGATGGGTAATAGAAATGTTGGCAAACAATTGGATGATGGCCTATCCCTTGAGGAATGGGAAGCCCAATGGAACAAATGCATAAAATGCTTTGCTTGCCGTGACGTTTGTCCTATCTGCTGGTGTCATGAATGTGAACTTGAAAAGCCTTACTTTAAGGATGACCCGCAATCACCTCCTGATCCATTAGGATTCCATGGTGTAAGATTATCTCATATGAGTCCAAGCTGCATAAATTGCGGTCAATGTGATGACGTATGTCCAATGGAAATTCCAGTATCTAAGCTATTCCATAAATTGCAAAAGAAATACGAAAGCCAAACTGGATATCTTGCAGGTATTGGGGATGAAAAGCCTCCATTATACAGTCCAATGAAAGAAGACTTTTAA
- a CDS encoding molybdopterin-dependent oxidoreductase — MLDIKHTICPSCSVGCGLNIVSKDGAVVGTYPYKRHPINEGKNCLNGRNSILQFDNQIEEPSIVKNGELEGSDCETVLNLVKDQLASIDKSELAIICSGNSTNEELDKIKEFADGFGCEKIGFYGYNFPNFSADVASYDDIASANTILAIGDIYRENPLLARRIVISKENGACLVNLDDVEKSITSLNADEFIQFDGHLEDKIDAVKGNLDENSIIIANKICCKDDFALLESLSADTGAKLLPVFNAPNMKGAMNRLDSWDEGEIKNIIDDSKVLIVVKDNPLDYISEDDIKGKGFIVNISSENNRFAQLSDVILPGKSWAEKCGTFTNCEGLEQCFDISVECENDNISEMEIFNELA, encoded by the coding sequence ATGTTAGACATAAAACATACAATATGTCCTTCATGTTCTGTAGGATGCGGTTTGAATATTGTTTCAAAAGATGGAGCAGTAGTTGGAACCTATCCATATAAGAGACATCCTATCAATGAAGGAAAAAATTGTTTAAACGGTCGAAATTCCATCCTGCAATTTGATAATCAAATTGAGGAACCTTCAATAGTGAAAAATGGCGAACTTGAGGGATCTGACTGTGAAACTGTCTTAAACCTTGTTAAAGACCAGTTAGCTTCCATAGATAAAAGTGAGTTAGCCATTATCTGTTCCGGTAACAGCACTAATGAAGAGCTTGATAAGATTAAAGAATTTGCTGATGGCTTTGGTTGTGAAAAAATAGGATTTTATGGATATAACTTCCCTAATTTCTCAGCTGATGTAGCAAGCTATGATGATATAGCAAGTGCAAACACCATATTGGCTATTGGGGACATTTATAGGGAAAATCCTTTATTGGCTAGAAGAATAGTCATATCTAAAGAAAATGGCGCATGCCTCGTTAATTTAGATGATGTGGAAAAATCCATCACTTCTTTGAATGCAGATGAATTCATTCAATTTGACGGTCATCTTGAAGATAAGATAGATGCTGTAAAAGGCAATTTGGATGAAAATTCAATAATCATTGCAAACAAGATCTGTTGCAAGGATGACTTTGCATTATTGGAATCATTGTCTGCCGATACCGGTGCAAAGCTATTGCCTGTTTTCAATGCACCTAACATGAAAGGTGCAATGAACAGATTGGATTCATGGGACGAAGGAGAGATAAAGAACATTATTGATGACTCTAAAGTACTTATTGTCGTTAAAGATAATCCATTGGATTACATATCTGAAGATGACATTAAAGGAAAAGGTTTCATTGTAAATATTTCCAGTGAAAACAATCGTTTTGCTCAACTCTCAGATGTCATTCTCCCTGGAAAATCCTGGGCGGAAAAATGTGGTACTTTCACTAACTGTGAAGGTCTGGAACAATGCTTTGACATATCTGTTGAATGTGAAAATGATAATATAAGCGAAATGGAAATATTCAATGAGCTTGCTTGA
- a CDS encoding methionine synthase, whose protein sequence is MITTVVGSFGIDLKEPETLGEKIKSSIGLYDPYKIAIEEAVKLQLDCGIDIIGDGQPRGDMVGSFVKHIPGFSYEMNSSVIVSKIRAPQVDIMIKDLKFALNVLKKEIKDRNMSEDEASKKGVKLMLTGPSTIVHSSRVESFYKERNPAIIDCAYALRREVESAEKAGAKYVQIDEPFLSTGMVDLKVAKEAIGILTDGIEMPMGMHVCGNLDGCFKDIAKFPIDILDCEFAGNNVNIGILEGNADLLKGKKLGFGCVDSAVNAVDDKEEVKALVERGIAAVGKENMLLDPDCGLRKVDIPIAKEKLKIISDLAKEFN, encoded by the coding sequence TTGATTACAACTGTTGTAGGTAGTTTTGGGATTGATTTGAAGGAACCTGAAACTCTTGGTGAAAAGATAAAGTCTTCAATTGGATTGTATGATCCATATAAGATAGCTATTGAAGAGGCAGTCAAACTGCAATTGGACTGTGGAATAGACATTATAGGGGACGGTCAGCCAAGAGGGGATATGGTAGGTTCCTTTGTAAAGCATATTCCAGGATTCTCATATGAAATGAATTCCTCTGTCATTGTATCCAAGATAAGGGCCCCTCAAGTTGATATAATGATCAAGGACTTGAAATTTGCTCTAAATGTCCTTAAAAAAGAGATTAAGGATAGGAACATGAGTGAGGATGAGGCAAGCAAAAAGGGAGTCAAGCTTATGTTGACAGGACCTTCCACAATTGTCCACTCTTCAAGAGTTGAATCATTTTACAAGGAGCGAAATCCTGCTATCATTGATTGCGCTTATGCATTAAGACGTGAAGTGGAGTCAGCAGAGAAGGCTGGAGCAAAATATGTTCAAATAGATGAGCCATTCTTATCTACTGGTATGGTTGATTTGAAGGTTGCAAAAGAAGCGATAGGAATCCTTACCGATGGCATTGAAATGCCTATGGGAATGCACGTTTGCGGTAATCTTGATGGATGCTTTAAGGATATTGCTAAGTTTCCTATTGATATTTTAGATTGTGAATTTGCAGGAAACAATGTGAATATTGGCATTCTAGAAGGAAATGCTGATTTGCTTAAAGGCAAGAAATTAGGATTTGGTTGTGTTGATTCTGCTGTAAATGCTGTTGATGACAAAGAGGAAGTTAAAGCTTTGGTCGAAAGGGGAATTGCAGCAGTTGGCAAGGAAAATATGCTTCTTGATCCTGATTGTGGACTTAGAAAAGTGGATATTCCAATTGCAAAAGAAAAGCTAAAAATAATTTCTGATTTGGCTAAAGAGTTTAATTAA
- a CDS encoding DUF1894 domain-containing protein → MSFCLETYLQQNDDYEILVQRSGVKQCYKLIEENAKEIIHVNPGDKVLGARLIGLPPIPVGINEDEGTILITYTKPCHGTAAIKIPISPEEIADVRAMDIGV, encoded by the coding sequence ATGTCTTTCTGTTTAGAAACTTATTTGCAACAAAATGATGATTATGAAATACTCGTTCAACGTTCAGGAGTCAAGCAATGCTATAAGCTCATTGAAGAGAATGCAAAGGAAATCATTCATGTAAATCCGGGTGATAAGGTCTTAGGCGCAAGATTGATAGGTCTTCCTCCAATACCTGTGGGAATCAATGAGGATGAAGGAACAATATTGATTACCTATACCAAGCCTTGCCATGGAACTGCAGCTATTAAAATTCCAATTAGTCCAGAAGAAATTGCAGATGTCAGAGCAATGGATATTGGTGTTTAA
- a CDS encoding DUF1890 domain-containing protein: protein MKALVLLGCPEAPSQTPIGLYASYKLNQMGYDVTVSSNPAAGKILDISDPEGVYVKKRVDIEKCLDEIEEGDYDLLVGCVHKDAAATFFITYYHILKCKSLALVFSRDAEEVAEFADMVESSTDADIIAVRAFHNPNPIKVRFDKYLKTLEE, encoded by the coding sequence ATGAAAGCATTAGTTTTACTTGGATGTCCTGAAGCTCCTTCACAAACTCCTATTGGATTGTATGCTTCATATAAATTAAATCAGATGGGCTATGATGTTACTGTATCAAGCAATCCAGCAGCAGGAAAGATATTGGATATTTCAGATCCTGAAGGGGTTTACGTTAAAAAAAGAGTTGATATTGAAAAATGTTTGGATGAGATTGAGGAAGGAGATTATGACTTATTGGTGGGTTGCGTTCACAAGGATGCAGCAGCTACTTTCTTCATAACATATTACCATATATTGAAATGCAAGTCATTGGCTCTTGTATTCTCAAGGGATGCAGAAGAAGTGGCTGAATTTGCAGATATGGTTGAATCCTCTACTGATGCAGATATCATTGCTGTAAGAGCTTTCCATAATCCAAATCCAATTAAGGTAAGATTTGACAAATATTTAAAAACTTTAGAGGAATAA
- a CDS encoding DUF3795 domain-containing protein, translating into MTTKKFKRNDLCLSLCGLNCSLCPMLIRGGCTGCREGSSCYKICGFAPCSIEHGNIDYCFECEEYPCEKYDGVDLHDSLISHRNQKKDMEKAKRIGIENYRKEQMLKKEILNKLLAEYDTGRRDVFFCLAVNLLELDDLEIILKEADEKTVNMNLNDKSDFMKKALNECGEKRNIELKLRR; encoded by the coding sequence ATGACAACTAAAAAATTTAAAAGAAATGACTTATGCTTATCCTTATGCGGATTGAACTGCAGTTTATGCCCTATGCTTATTAGAGGCGGATGCACCGGTTGCCGTGAAGGCAGTTCATGTTATAAGATTTGCGGTTTTGCACCTTGCAGCATTGAACATGGGAATATTGATTACTGCTTTGAATGTGAAGAGTACCCTTGTGAAAAGTATGATGGAGTTGACTTGCATGATTCTCTAATTTCACATAGAAATCAAAAGAAGGATATGGAAAAAGCAAAAAGGATAGGAATAGAGAATTACAGAAAAGAACAGATGCTAAAAAAAGAAATTCTTAATAAACTTTTAGCAGAGTATGATACAGGCCGTAGAGATGTATTCTTTTGCTTAGCAGTTAATTTGCTTGAATTGGATGATTTAGAAATCATACTAAAAGAAGCAGATGAAAAGACTGTAAACATGAACTTAAATGATAAATCTGACTTTATGAAAAAAGCTTTAAATGAGTGTGGTGAAAAACGAAACATTGAACTGAAATTACGTAGATAA
- a CDS encoding type II toxin-antitoxin system antitoxin SocA domain-containing protein produces the protein MDFKKEKYIKIILYIISRCTHKENLGKTIISILLYFIDFNYYELYGESLTNEVYLKSRIGIVPKHFNDTMNQLIRSHNLYYRQEAYYYYLIKRYYLREIPLFNFTKEEQMIIDGVIYELSDFSATDLLIYQRGDMPYKLSNLDCELDYNHVFYRDELYSIRKY, from the coding sequence ATGGATTTTAAAAAAGAAAAGTACATAAAAATTATACTATACATTATATCACGTTGCACACATAAGGAAAATCTTGGAAAAACGATCATTTCAATTTTGCTCTATTTCATTGACTTCAATTATTATGAATTATACGGCGAATCATTGACTAATGAAGTTTATTTAAAATCAAGGATCGGGATAGTCCCAAAGCATTTCAATGACACTATGAATCAGCTGATAAGGTCTCATAATTTGTATTATAGGCAAGAGGCCTACTATTATTACCTAATCAAAAGATATTACTTAAGAGAGATTCCATTGTTTAATTTTACTAAAGAAGAACAGATGATTATCGACGGTGTCATTTATGAGTTAAGCGATTTCAGCGCTACTGATCTGTTGATTTATCAGAGGGGGGATATGCCTTATAAATTGTCTAATCTTGACTGTGAATTGGATTATAATCATGTGTTCTATAGGGATGAGCTTTATTCTATTCGCAAGTATTGA